A part of Planococcus sp. MB-3u-03 genomic DNA contains:
- the groL gene encoding chaperonin GroEL (60 kDa chaperone family; promotes refolding of misfolded polypeptides especially under stressful conditions; forms two stacked rings of heptamers to form a barrel-shaped 14mer; ends can be capped by GroES; misfolded proteins enter the barrel where they are refolded when GroES binds), producing the protein MAKEIKFSEDARSLMLQGVDKLADAVKVTLGPKGRNVVLEKKFGTPLITNDGVTIAKEIELENAFENMGAKLVAEVASKTNDIAGDGTTTATVLAQAMIREGLKNVTAGANPVGIRRGIELAVESAVTGLQSISQQIEGKESIAQVAAISSGDEEVGKLIAEAMERVGNDGVIPLEESRGFTTELDVVEGMQFDRGYQSPYMVTDSDKMEAVLENPFILVTDKKIGNIQEILPVLEQVVQQSKPLLIISEDVEGEALATLVVNKLRGTFNAVAVKAPGFGDRRKAMLEDIAALTGAEVITEDLGLDLKSTNIAQLGRAAKVVVSKDNTTIVEGNGDSEKIIARVAQIRSQLEETTSEFDREKLQERLAKLAGGVAVIKVGAATETELKERKLRIEDALNATRAAVEEGIVAGGGTALINVYNQVAQIATEQEGDVATGINIVLRALEEPVRQIATNAGLEGSIIVHRLKTEEVGIGYNAATGEWVNMLEQGIVDPTKVTRSALQNAASVAAMFLTTEAVVADIPEPAGQGGGMPDMGGMGGMM; encoded by the coding sequence ATGGCAAAAGAAATTAAGTTCAGTGAAGATGCACGCAGCTTGATGCTGCAAGGTGTAGATAAATTAGCGGACGCAGTCAAAGTAACGCTTGGGCCAAAAGGGCGCAATGTCGTGCTTGAGAAGAAATTCGGCACGCCGCTTATTACAAACGATGGCGTAACGATCGCTAAAGAAATCGAGCTTGAAAACGCGTTTGAAAACATGGGCGCAAAACTCGTGGCGGAAGTTGCTTCCAAAACAAATGATATCGCAGGTGACGGTACGACAACTGCGACAGTTCTAGCACAAGCGATGATCCGCGAAGGCTTGAAGAACGTCACAGCTGGCGCAAACCCTGTCGGCATCCGCCGCGGCATCGAACTTGCTGTGGAAAGCGCAGTTACGGGATTGCAATCTATTTCCCAGCAAATCGAAGGCAAAGAATCGATCGCGCAAGTAGCGGCGATTTCTTCAGGCGACGAGGAAGTCGGTAAATTGATCGCAGAAGCAATGGAGCGCGTCGGCAACGATGGCGTCATCCCATTGGAAGAATCACGCGGCTTCACGACGGAACTTGACGTTGTGGAAGGGATGCAATTCGACCGCGGCTACCAGTCTCCTTACATGGTGACGGATTCCGATAAAATGGAAGCGGTTCTTGAAAACCCGTTCATCCTTGTCACTGACAAGAAAATCGGCAATATCCAGGAAATCCTTCCGGTGCTTGAGCAAGTCGTTCAGCAAAGCAAACCGCTACTCATCATCTCTGAAGATGTTGAAGGCGAAGCGTTGGCAACACTTGTCGTGAACAAATTGCGCGGCACATTCAACGCAGTAGCTGTGAAAGCTCCTGGATTCGGCGATCGCAGAAAAGCGATGCTTGAAGACATTGCTGCACTTACTGGCGCTGAAGTGATCACGGAAGATCTCGGTCTTGACCTGAAATCCACAAATATCGCACAACTTGGACGCGCAGCGAAAGTCGTCGTTTCGAAAGACAACACGACAATCGTTGAAGGCAATGGCGATTCCGAGAAAATCATCGCACGCGTGGCGCAAATCCGTAGCCAATTGGAAGAAACGACTTCTGAATTCGACCGCGAAAAACTGCAGGAGCGCCTCGCGAAACTTGCTGGCGGCGTAGCAGTGATCAAAGTCGGCGCAGCAACTGAAACAGAATTGAAAGAGCGTAAACTGCGCATTGAAGACGCATTGAACGCAACACGCGCAGCGGTTGAAGAAGGCATCGTGGCAGGCGGCGGTACAGCGCTTATCAATGTCTACAACCAAGTGGCGCAAATTGCGACAGAGCAAGAAGGCGACGTCGCGACTGGCATCAACATCGTGCTCCGTGCACTTGAAGAGCCGGTTCGCCAAATCGCAACGAACGCTGGCCTTGAAGGCTCGATCATCGTTCACCGCCTGAAAACGGAAGAAGTCGGAATCGGCTACAACGCAGCAACAGGCGAATGGGTCAACATGCTTGAACAAGGCATCGTAGACCCAACGAAAGTGACGCGTTCTGCACTGCAAAACGCAGCATCTGTTGCGGCTATGTTCCTGACAACTGAGGCTGTAGTGGCTGATATTCCGGAGCCAGCAGGTCAAGGTGGCGGAATGCCTGATATGGGTGGCATGGGAGGAATGATGTAA
- a CDS encoding SDR family NAD(P)-dependent oxidoreductase, giving the protein MKYTVITGASSGIGYEAALAFATCGKNLILVARRENELNNLKEKIQSMNSELDVVIKPTDLSDSEQVHALYESLKEYDIETFVNNAGFGNSATVAEQDMTKTEKMLRVNVEALTTLSTLYARDYADQEGAQLINVSSDLGYRLVPNAVTYAATKFYVSAFTEGLAQELQDNGARLKVKILAPSMTETEFVKTARELDEFSYSDNVQKFHTSKEMAQFMLELYDSEQIVGKVNSETYEFELMDPVFQYTSRK; this is encoded by the coding sequence ATGAAGTACACGGTAATTACAGGCGCCAGCTCAGGAATCGGATATGAAGCTGCACTGGCTTTTGCGACATGCGGCAAAAACCTTATTCTTGTGGCAAGAAGGGAAAACGAGCTCAATAATCTTAAAGAGAAGATTCAAAGCATGAACTCTGAGCTGGACGTCGTCATCAAACCCACCGACCTATCCGACAGCGAGCAGGTCCATGCACTATACGAAAGCCTCAAAGAATACGATATTGAAACCTTCGTCAACAACGCCGGCTTCGGAAACAGTGCTACCGTCGCTGAGCAGGATATGACTAAAACGGAAAAGATGCTGCGCGTAAATGTTGAGGCACTCACTACGCTTTCCACTCTTTATGCACGCGACTATGCGGACCAAGAAGGGGCGCAGCTCATCAACGTATCATCTGACTTAGGCTACAGACTCGTGCCAAATGCTGTTACATACGCTGCGACCAAATTTTACGTGAGCGCATTTACAGAAGGCCTTGCCCAGGAACTGCAGGATAACGGAGCTCGATTGAAAGTTAAAATACTCGCGCCATCCATGACCGAAACCGAATTCGTGAAAACTGCGCGGGAACTTGATGAATTCAGCTATAGCGACAATGTGCAGAAGTTCCATACCTCAAAAGAGATGGCACAGTTTATGCTGGAGCTTTATGATAGCGAACAGATTGTTGGCAAGGTCAATAGTGAGACCTATGAGTTTGAGTTGATGGATCCGGTTTTTCAGTATACCTCGAGGAAGTAG
- a CDS encoding MetQ/NlpA family ABC transporter substrate-binding protein, with amino-acid sequence MNKRWIGVFGISGALLLAGCGDSGEASEEDKKEVRVGFGVGTYEQQFKEGILPILEEKGYKVDTTTFSQNMQLNPAMQEGLIDASIFQSTAYMEGINEELGMDMTGIAFVPSAPQGLYSANHQSLDEVKDGSTVGLPNDPVNQERAVRILEELGWVTVSDDAGVTDFNLNAVENADYDLDLKVLDPAQILVSLQDIDFGVVNGNYIANAPDRKITDALKIENTPEQHRIVVTIEEDNADTQWAKDLKDAYESEEFQEYIESNEQYDGFILTEEWAQ; translated from the coding sequence ATGAACAAGCGTTGGATTGGTGTGTTTGGGATTTCGGGTGCGCTATTATTAGCTGGATGCGGCGATAGCGGGGAAGCTTCCGAGGAAGACAAGAAAGAAGTGCGTGTCGGCTTTGGCGTCGGGACGTACGAGCAGCAATTCAAGGAAGGGATCTTGCCTATTTTGGAGGAGAAAGGGTATAAAGTGGATACAACAACTTTTTCCCAGAACATGCAGTTGAATCCGGCGATGCAGGAAGGCTTGATCGATGCGAGCATTTTCCAGAGCACGGCGTATATGGAAGGGATCAACGAGGAATTGGGCATGGACATGACCGGCATCGCTTTTGTGCCGAGCGCGCCTCAAGGTTTGTATTCAGCGAATCATCAATCGTTGGATGAGGTGAAGGACGGCTCGACTGTCGGCTTGCCGAATGATCCGGTCAACCAGGAACGCGCAGTGCGCATCTTGGAGGAACTCGGGTGGGTGACGGTGTCAGACGATGCAGGCGTGACGGATTTTAATTTGAACGCAGTGGAAAATGCGGATTACGATCTCGACTTGAAAGTCTTGGACCCAGCGCAAATTCTGGTGTCGCTGCAGGATATCGATTTTGGCGTCGTCAACGGCAATTATATTGCCAATGCGCCGGACCGCAAGATTACGGATGCGTTGAAAATCGAGAATACGCCCGAACAGCATCGGATTGTGGTGACGATCGAAGAAGATAACGCGGATACTCAGTGGGCGAAAGATTTGAAAGACGCTTACGAATCCGAGGAGTTCCAGGAATATATCGAGTCGAATGAGCAGTATGACGGCTTCATTTTGACGGAGGAATGGGCGCAATAG